The following coding sequences lie in one Prochlorococcus marinus XMU1419 genomic window:
- a CDS encoding CPP1-like family protein, protein MDSNNRKNNSDKSPYEILGVNEGAAFEDIQKARDIKVKEAGEDLILKAKIESSFDQLLMGSLKARQSGNVSYEAVSASKKEKQINQFTNNNFPLLSKIKNLNNNSKNSSQYSLPKITTPSFDNLSIKISFGLLFLILLFISPDSNNRLLLSVSTLILTYTQIKSGKRFIGSLGWSVTFLSIGLIFGGLLETNSFIQEISNNSLSIQKIQSIPAMIILWLGVIFL, encoded by the coding sequence TTGGATTCAAACAATAGAAAAAATAATAGCGATAAATCACCTTATGAAATTTTAGGTGTAAATGAAGGTGCTGCTTTTGAGGATATTCAGAAGGCTAGAGATATTAAAGTTAAAGAGGCTGGTGAAGATTTAATTTTAAAAGCGAAAATAGAATCTTCCTTTGATCAATTACTCATGGGGAGTTTGAAAGCTAGGCAATCAGGAAATGTAAGCTATGAAGCTGTGAGTGCCTCAAAAAAAGAAAAACAAATTAATCAATTTACTAATAATAATTTCCCACTTCTTTCTAAGATAAAAAATTTAAATAATAACTCTAAGAACTCAAGCCAGTATAGCCTGCCAAAAATAACCACCCCCTCATTTGATAATCTTTCAATAAAAATATCTTTTGGATTATTATTTTTAATTTTGTTATTTATCAGTCCAGATTCAAATAATAGACTTTTGCTCTCTGTCTCAACACTAATACTTACCTATACGCAAATTAAATCGGGTAAAAGATTTATAGGTTCCCTAGGTTGGAGTGTTACCTTTCTCTCAATAGGATTAATATTCGGCGGATTGCTTGAAACTAATTCTTTCATTCAGGAAATATCAAACAATTCTTTATCAATACAAAAAATTCAAAGTATTCCTGCGATGATTAT
- a CDS encoding peptide chain release factor 3, whose product MNLGTKILNNKDILNAVNKRRNFAIISHPDAGKTTLTEKLLLYGGAIQQAGAVKARGNQRKATSDWMELEKQRGISITSTVLQFEYERSVINLLDTPGHQDFSEDTYRTLAAADNAVMLEDAAKGLEPQTRKLFEVCKMRKIPIFTFINKMDRPGREPFSLLDEIESELGLDTLPINWPIGSGDEFRGVIDRFSREVILFDKAVRGRQSNEKRLSLEDKELSKYVERDLLENSLEELEVLDEAGSKFEKEKVFNGSLTPVFFGSAMTNFGVRPFLDSFLKMAQKPTSRNSNKGDIEPASDEFSGFVFKLQANMDPKHRDRVAFIRVCSGKFEKDMSVKHSRTGKTIRLSRPQKIFGQDREVVDDAYPGDVIGLNNPGMFSIGDTLYTGTHLEYEGIPSFSPEIFSWLRNPNPSAFKNFRKGVNELREEGAVQILYDFDESKRDPILAAVGQLQLEVVTHRLKSEYGVDANLEAMPYQLARWISDGWPAIEKLGRIFNCKIVKDCWNRPVILFKNEWNLNQFVEDNNQLNLNKVAPVVSGVEPIVL is encoded by the coding sequence ATGAACTTAGGTACTAAAATTTTAAACAATAAAGACATACTGAATGCCGTAAATAAAAGAAGAAATTTTGCCATTATTTCACATCCAGATGCTGGGAAAACGACGCTTACCGAGAAGCTTCTTTTATATGGAGGAGCCATTCAACAGGCTGGAGCTGTAAAGGCTAGGGGTAATCAGAGAAAAGCTACGTCAGACTGGATGGAACTTGAAAAACAAAGAGGTATTTCTATTACTTCAACTGTATTACAATTTGAATATGAAAGATCAGTAATCAATCTATTAGATACCCCAGGACACCAAGATTTCTCCGAAGATACTTATAGAACATTGGCTGCTGCTGATAATGCAGTTATGTTGGAAGATGCTGCTAAGGGATTAGAACCTCAAACTAGAAAGTTGTTTGAAGTTTGCAAGATGCGAAAAATACCCATATTTACTTTCATAAATAAAATGGATAGACCAGGAAGAGAGCCATTTTCTTTACTTGATGAAATTGAATCAGAACTTGGATTAGATACTTTACCTATTAACTGGCCAATTGGGAGTGGCGATGAATTTAGAGGAGTTATTGATAGATTTTCGAGAGAAGTGATTTTATTTGATAAAGCCGTGAGAGGGAGACAATCGAATGAGAAAAGATTAAGTCTTGAAGATAAAGAGCTATCAAAATATGTAGAGAGAGATTTACTTGAAAACTCACTTGAAGAATTGGAGGTTCTTGATGAGGCAGGATCGAAATTTGAAAAAGAAAAGGTTTTTAATGGCTCTTTAACCCCAGTTTTCTTTGGATCTGCTATGACTAATTTTGGTGTAAGGCCATTTTTAGATAGTTTTTTAAAAATGGCTCAAAAGCCAACTTCAAGAAATAGTAATAAAGGGGACATTGAACCTGCAAGTGATGAATTTAGTGGTTTTGTTTTTAAGCTTCAGGCAAATATGGATCCAAAGCACAGAGATAGGGTTGCTTTTATAAGAGTTTGTAGTGGAAAATTTGAAAAGGATATGTCAGTTAAACATTCCAGAACTGGGAAAACAATCAGATTATCAAGACCACAAAAAATATTTGGTCAAGATAGAGAAGTAGTTGATGATGCCTATCCTGGAGATGTTATTGGCTTAAATAATCCGGGTATGTTTTCTATTGGAGATACTCTTTATACTGGTACACATCTTGAGTACGAAGGTATACCATCCTTTAGTCCTGAAATATTCAGCTGGCTAAGAAATCCAAATCCCTCAGCATTTAAAAACTTTAGAAAGGGTGTTAATGAACTTCGCGAAGAAGGTGCTGTTCAGATTCTTTATGACTTTGACGAGAGCAAAAGAGACCCTATACTCGCAGCTGTTGGCCAATTGCAGTTGGAGGTAGTAACTCACAGATTAAAAAGTGAATATGGTGTAGATGCAAATCTTGAAGCAATGCCATATCAATTGGCTAGATGGATTTCTGATGGATGGCCAGCTATTGAAAAACTAGGCAGAATATTCAACTGTAAAATAGTTAAAGATTGTTGGAATAGGCCAGTCATTCTTTTCAAAAATGAGTGGAATCTTAATCAATTTGTTGAAGACAATAATCAATTAAATTTAAACAAAGTTGCTCCCGTTGTTAGTGGAGTCGAACCAATTGTTTTATAA